The nucleotide sequence CAGAGCTCGGCTGCCTGACCTCCCTCCACTGACGATCCAAAGTGTTCTGACGTGAGAAGGAACCAGAGAAAGTGATGAATTCAGTGTGAGTGCAGTTTTGCTGCTTGTTGCCTGAGGTTATATAATCCCAGCAGCCCCTGGGAGACACTGTGAGCCCAGCAGCAGCCTGTTGTGTCTCTCCGGGAGGTTTTGCCAGGGGGAACCACTGACCCAGTCTCTGCTGAACGAGGTGGAACATGACCACACCCCCCTGTTACTCAGTGTGTGTCTATTGGCTGCTGGGAGTTATCCTGAGCCTGGATGTGGCTGCTGTCAAGGCTTTATACTATTAAAACTCCCCAAACTGCTCCATCCTCCCCGACACTTGTTGCTGCTGCCTGCGCACCGCCGGGAGAGGCCACCTGAACCGCTTCAGCATTTCCTTTTGGGATTTCCCGCGGGGAGTGATGAACTCCATCGACCCTCAGTCCCATcaccagcaccatcagcacACGTCCCCCACCGTCGGCTCTCTCCCACCTAAAGGCGCCCAGGAGGCCCCGGACATGGCCGCTGTGTACTGCGACAACTTCAGCAGCATGTACCACCAGCAGAGCCTCCAGGGCGCGCAGAGACCCGCCGGCTACGGCCTCGGGGATTACGCATCGTCTCCAAACCCGTACCTGTGGCTCAACGGGCCGGGCGTCAACTCCTCCGCATCCTACCTGCACGGAAACAACCCGGCGTCGTTCATCCCGCCCTCCTACGGCTCGCAGCGGCAGTTCATCACGAACTCACCTGGCTTTGGAGGGCCCGACCTGGGCTGGCTGTCCATCGCCAGccaggaggagctgctgaagcTGGTGCGGCCGCCGTACTCCTACTCCGCGCTCATCGCCATGGCCATCCAGAACGCGCACGAGAAGAAGCTGACCCTGAGTCAGATTTATCAGTACGTGGCCGACAACTTCCCCTTTTATAAGAAGAGCAAAGCCGGCTGGCAGAACTCGATCCGGCACAACCTGTCTCTGAACGACTGCTTCAAGAAAGTGCCGAGGGACGAGGACGATCCAGGTACCGTGAACGCACCAGAGACACTGTTACGACCGTAAAACAATAGGTTCTGTCATAATGCTGCGTTTAGGGACAGTTTTAGTCACCTGGGGGTCTCAGGGAGGATGAGCTGGATGAGGAAGtatgtgagaaagaaaaaaaggaaaatccatATTAAAGTAATTATTATGATTTCACACCAAATATAAAGTTTTCATGCATTATAAATCAGATCTGTGACGTTTATCAACAA is from Sparus aurata chromosome 16, fSpaAur1.1, whole genome shotgun sequence and encodes:
- the foxi2 gene encoding forkhead box protein I2; amino-acid sequence: MNSIDPQSHHQHHQHTSPTVGSLPPKGAQEAPDMAAVYCDNFSSMYHQQSLQGAQRPAGYGLGDYASSPNPYLWLNGPGVNSSASYLHGNNPASFIPPSYGSQRQFITNSPGFGGPDLGWLSIASQEELLKLVRPPYSYSALIAMAIQNAHEKKLTLSQIYQYVADNFPFYKKSKAGWQNSIRHNLSLNDCFKKVPRDEDDPGKGNYWTLDPNCEKMFDNGNFRRKRKRRSDPSSAGGVAAAASVATAGAGSTKVEDGRPAVASSLKPSDSPQLLGPSSPEMEAMNDNHKGSSSPPGLSSATPCFNNFYSSMSTLSSGAPSRQGSLGLVNELSNRNITALSPYHLNHGGQDTGTSEHGEGGLHFNRGVYYNTFGSGQSGQFNSHFYNSFSVNSLIYPREGTEL